One Tripterygium wilfordii isolate XIE 37 chromosome 10, ASM1340144v1, whole genome shotgun sequence DNA segment encodes these proteins:
- the LOC120007456 gene encoding protein terminal ear1-like — translation MEETGIVRLAGSLDPTAQEFRPRYPNHSTHDNQLISLFPPPQQPQLYFPYNVSLPPLSLPPLSLPPPPYQQQPSHDLPFCPQYSTQPGYDSGGTSFPNILPPSTAPTRSLVLSSVPSDVSESTVRRELEVFGEVRGVQMERALDGIVTVHFYDLRHARRALSELQEQHMHHQTCLRAHYGNFLPPPPPSRRFFSGQPVWAHFTVPASNAVPDGSNQGTIVVFNLDPEVTATSLKMIFGVFGEVKEVRETPLKRRQRFVEFFDTRDAAKALNGMNGNEIHGKHVVIEFSRPGGFSRKFFNPRKCVGPQNSIYSAPPPPPPPPAVLLPHEFSGRFPPRAYLSRQNHHSFPKKSSDHRKVNPSVMESSIEGAVGSLSLSGAVERVDKVVRKGSSKKSEKKSVEKSRSTGRMRPWKGRHGKKFDIQFLINEEAITESNCRDSRTTVMIKNIPNKYSQKLILNMLDNHCIHCNEQIGEGDDQPLSSYDFVYLPIDFNNKCSVGYGFVNMTSPEAAWRLYKAFHLQHWEVFNSRKICQVTYARVQGLEALKEHFKNSKFPCEMDHYLPVVFSPPRDGRQLTEPLPVVGHQNSQSIAIGLPDDALALAPAFDDDDDDGGYVVGEDMLDNSNDYYDDDHTDQEQQDPGCPSCYCSSNSGVIVDDEDDHDNNSSS, via the exons ATGGAAGAAACCGGCATCGTCCGCTTAGCAGGGAGTCTAGACCCGACAGCGCAGGAGTTCCGACCCAGATACCCCAACCACTCGACCCATGATAACCAACTAATTTCACTCTTTCCACCACCGCAACAACCACAACTCTACTTcccgtacaacgtttctcttCCTCCGCTTTCACTTCCTCCGCTTTCACTTCCTCCGCCACCGTATCAACAGCAACCGAGTCATGATCTCCCGTTCTGCCCCCAGTATTCTACGCAACCGGGATACGATAGCGGGGGCACCTCCTTTCCTAATATCCTGCCTCCGTCCACGGCGCCCACGCGGAGTCTCGTGCTATCTTCGGTCCCGAGTGACGTCAGCGAGTCAACGGTCAGGAGGGAATTGGAGGTGTTTGGGGAGGTGAGAGGGGTCCAGATGGAGAGAGCACTTGATGGAATCGTGACCGTTCATTTTTATGATCTGAGGCATGCAAGGAGGGCGTTGAGTGAGTTACAGGAGCAGCACATGCACCATCAAACCTGCCTCAGGGCCCACTACGGTAATTTCTTACCGCCTCCACCACCGTCGCGTCGGTTCTTTTCCGGCCAGCCCGTTTGGGCACATTTTACCGTCCCGGCGAGCAACGCCGTCCCTGACGGGAGCAATCAAGGGACAATTGTGGTCTTCAATTTGGATCCTGAAGTCACCGCTACCAGTCTCAAGATGATTTTCGGAGTTTTTG GTGAGGTGAAGGAAGTGCGGGAGACTCCATTGAAGAGGCGTCAAAGGTTCGTTGAGTTCTTTGACACCAGAGACGCTGCGAAGGCTCTTAACGGAATGAACGGTAACGAAATTCACGGCAAGCATGTAGTGATTGAATTCAGCCGTCCCGGCGGTTTTAGTAGAAAATTCTTCAACCCCAGAAAGTGTGTTGGTCCTCAAAATTCTATTTACTCAGCCCCacctccaccacctcctcctcctgcgGTACTGTTGCCTCATGAATTCTCCGGCCGTTTTCCTCCTCGTGCTTATCTTTCTCGTCAAAATCATCATTCGTTTCCAAAGAAGTCGTCAGATCATAGAAAGGTAAACCCTAGCGTCATGGAATCATCAATTGAAGGTGCAGTTGGTTCTTTGTCGTTAAGCGGTGCAGTGGAGCGTGTGGATAAGGTCGTTAGAAAAGGATCTTCAAAGAAGAGTGAGAAGAAGAGTGTTGAAAAGAGTCGATCAACAGGAAGGATGCGGCCATGGAAAGGAAGACATGGCAAGAAATTCGACATCCAGTTTCTTATAAACGAAGAGGCTATTACGGAATCGAATTgcagagattcaagaacaactGTTATGATCAAGAACATTCCCAACAAGTACAG TCAGAAGCTGATTTTGAACATGTTGGACAACCATTGCATTCATTGCAATGAACAGATTGGTGAAGGCGATGATCAGCCATTGTCCTCCTACGATTTCGTCTACCTCCCTATTGATTTCAA CAACAAATGCAGTGTGGGATATGGGTTTGTGAACATGACTTCACCAGAAGCAGCCTGGAGGCTGTACAAGGCATTTCATCTTCAACATTGGGAGGTCTTCAATTCCAGAAAAATCTGTCAAGTCACTTACGCAAGGGtccag GGATTGGAAGCGTTGAAGGAGCATTTCAAGAACTCCAAGTTCCCGTGCGAGATGGACCACTATCTGCCAGTGGTATTTTCGCCGCCTCGAGACGGTAGACAACTGACCGAGCCTCTCCCCGTTGTTGGCCATCAGAACAGTCAGTCCATCGCTATTGGTCTACCAGACGATGCTCTTGCCCTTGCTCCTgcctttgatgatgatgatgatgatggtggttACGTGGTCGGTGAAGATATGCTGGATAACAGCAATGATTATTATGACGACGACCACACTGACCAAGAACAACAAGACCCGGGTTGCCCGAGCTGTTACTGTAGCTCAAACAGCGGCGTTATTGTGGATGACGAAGATGATCATGACAATAATAGTAGTAGCTGA
- the LOC120007457 gene encoding cleavage and polyadenylation specificity factor subunit 6-like, protein MDPTAEEQIDYGDEEYGVSQKVQYQGGGAISALADEEMMGEDDEYDDLYNDVNVGEGFLQMHRSEAPPPANFGNGGLQAQKIDVPDPKVQAGSTHGLSNSEVAVERQYSNTGTGFPEQGVQLPIKGQGLGSTGYPDGSSILQKGQVLEIARDAQVRNVGFQGSTSVPPNIGVDIAGMPGRMSNNLAPALNPLSGAPQGVPQIPTNQTGMNANVNRLNEIEIRPSVDNGLTMLYVGELHWWTTDAELESVLSQYGRVKEIKFFDERASGKSKGYCQVEFYDPNAAAACKEGMNGHLLNGRACVVAFASPQTLKQMGASYSKNQPESQSQPQGRRPTNDGMGRGNNMNYQGGDGGRNYGRGSWGRGGQGMLNRGPGGGGHMRGRGGMGAKNMGGAGIGGPAGGGGYGQGLAGPAFGVPGGGMMHPQGMMGAGFDPTYMGRGGYGGFPGPGFPGMLPSFPAVNAMGLAGVAPHVNPAFFARGMAPNGMGMMGSSNMDGHHAGMWADSSMGAWGGEEQDRRTRESSYGGDDGASEYGYGEVNHEKGGRPTAASREKDRGSDRDWSGNTDRRQRDEREQDWDRPEREHRYREEKEKDNSRDHRQRERDSGYKDDWDRGQSSSRPRSRSRAMPEENHRSRSRDVDYGKRRRMPSE, encoded by the coding sequence ATGGACCCAACAGCTGAAGAGCAAATAGATTACGgtgatgaagaatatggagtTAGTCAGAAGGTGCAGTATCAGGGGGGTGGAGCAATATCAGCACTTGCAGATGAAGAAATGATGGGGGAAGATGATGAGTATGATGACCTATACAATGATGTTAATGTTGGAGAGGGCTTCCTCCAGATGCACCGATCTGAGGCTCCACCTCCTGCTAATTTCGGTAATGGAGGACTCCAAGCTCAGAAAATTGATGTTCCTGATCCAAAGGTTCAAGCTGGGAGCACACATGGGTTAAGTAATTCTGAGGTTGCAGTTGAAAGGCAGTATTCTAACACTGGGACGGGTTTTCCTGAGCAGGGAGTCCAACTGCCCATTAAAGGACAGGGATTGGGATCTACTGGCTACCCAGATGGGTCTTCTATTTTACAAAAAGGGCAGGTCTTGGAGATCGCTCGTGATGCTCAAGTCCGAAATGTTGGGTTTCAGGGTTCGACTTCTGTGCCACCAAACATCGGGGTTGATATTGCCGGTATGCCTGGGAGAATGTCCAATAACCTCGCACCTGCTCTGAATCCTCTGTCTGGAGCTCCACAAGGTGTTCCACAGATTCCGACTAATCAAACTGGCATGAATGCAAATGTGAATCGTCTTAATGAAATTGAGATCAGACCATCTGTAGATAATGGATTGACCATGCTCTATGTTGGTGAATTGCATTGGTGGACAACTGATGCAGAGCTAGAGAGTGTTTTATCTCAGTATGGAAGAGTCAAGGAGATTAAGTTCTTTGATGAGAGAGCTAGTGGTAAATCCAAGGGATACTGTCAAGTTGAGTTCTATGACCCTAATGCTGCAGCTGCTTGCAAAGAAGGAATGAATGGCCATCTTTTGAATGGGCGAGCTTGTGTTGTTGCCTTTGCTTCTCCACAAACACTGAAGCAGATGGGAGCCTCTTATAGCAAAAACCAACCCGAGTCTCAGTCTCAGCCTCAGGGAAGGAGGCCCACGAATGATGGTATGGGGAGAGGTAATAATATGAATTATCAAGGTGGAGATGGAGGGAGGAACTATGGAAGGGGCTCTTGGGGACGGGGTGGGCaaggaatgctaaatagaggTCCAGGGGGTGGTGGTCATATGCGGGGAAGAGGAGGTATGGGTGCAAAGAACATGGGTGGGGCTGGAATAGGAGGTCCAGCTGGTGGTGGAGGCTATGGACAAGGCCTTGCAGGTCCTGCATTTGGAGTTCCTGGTGGTGGTATGATGCATCCTCAAGGTATGATGGGAGCTGGATTTGATCCGACTTATATGGGTCGTGGTGGTTATGGAGGGTTTCCAGGCCCTGGTTTTCCTGGCATGCTTCCTTCATTTCCTGCTGTTAATGCAATGGGACTGGCAGGGGTGGCTCCTCATGTAAACCCAGCCTTCTTTGCCCGGGGAATGGCACCTAATGGGATGGGAATGATGGGTTCCTCAAATATGGATGGGCATCATGCAGGAATGTGGGCTGATTCTAGCATGGGAGCATGGGGAGGAGAAGAGCAAGATCGGAGAACAAGGGAGTCAAGTTACGGTGGTGATGATGGTGCTTCTGAATATGGCTATGGAGAGGTGAATCATGAAAAGGGAGGTAGGCCAACTGCTGCTTCTCGGGAAAAGGATAGAGGTTCTGATCGTGACTGGTCAGGGAACACTGATAGGAGGCAGCGAGATGAGAGGGAACAAGACTGGGATAGGCCTGAAAGGGAGCATCGGTAtcgggaagaaaaagaaaaagataattcCCGTGACCATCGGCAAAGAGAACGCGACTCTGGTTACAAGGATGACTGGGACAGAGGGCAATCTTCTTCTAGACCACGGAGCAGGTCGCGTGCAATGCCGGAAGAAAATCATAGGTCTCGATCAAGGGATGTGGATTATGGGAAGAGGAGACGCATGCCGTCAGAGTGA
- the LOC120006868 gene encoding anther-specific protein BCP1: MARQIVVLALVLFAVIGYVSAADEAPSHSPSGGGDAGAMAPAAGNDDSIGNTDDDASAPSGNGGDDEVVAGPVGSETGLGPSGETPQSGAAGIKVSAVAGVAGVAGFFFF; the protein is encoded by the coding sequence ATGGCACGCCAAATCGTCGTTCTGGCACTTGTCCTTTTCGCAGTCATTGGGTACGTTTCAGCAGCCGACGAGGCCCCCTCACATTCTCCCAGCGGAGGTGGCGACGCCGGTGCAATGGCACCCGCTGCAGGGAATGATGACAGCATTGGCAATACTGATGATGATGCAAGTGCACCTTCTGGAAATGGTGGAGATGATGAGGTTGTTGCTGGGCCTGTTGGGAGCGAGACTGGGCTTGGCCCATCTGGGGAGACACCGCAGAGTGGTGCCGCTGGTATTAAGGTCTCCGCCGTCGCTGGAGTTGCCGGAGTTGctggcttcttcttcttctaa